In the uncultured Methanobacterium sp. genome, one interval contains:
- the glmM gene encoding phosphoglucosamine mutase encodes MKKLFGTFGVRRIANEVLTPEFASKLAAAYGTLVKGWVAVGGDPRTSTPLIKHAVISGLLSSGCQVVDLGILPTPAVQYAVRNYYDGGVIITASHNPPQYNGIKFVDEDGIGIAEDMELKIEDMYFNENPDRVAWDEIGEVTTNPGLVNEYIDEVIQRVDHDAIKKANLKVIVDCGSGAACSTTPYILRKMGCEVTTLNCQPDGSFPGRNPEPTEDNLQELIKTVKATGADLGIAHDGDADRTICIDENGNFVMGDKTFALVEKQLLQENQGGLIVTTVATSTAIYDIAEEFGGTVKATRVGDLLVARELKESDGLFGGEENGGLIFPDFVLGRDAALSTAKIVETMALTGEPLSQLVAELPAYQSVKMKVECPDDLKREVMDKIAADTKEYEIDTTDGVKIFREEGWIIIRPSGTEPIFRCFAEAKNTDDATKMAEWGISLVKKHLGN; translated from the coding sequence ATGAAAAAGTTATTCGGAACATTTGGGGTTAGAAGAATTGCCAATGAAGTATTAACGCCAGAATTCGCATCTAAACTGGCCGCAGCATACGGAACACTGGTCAAAGGATGGGTGGCTGTTGGAGGGGACCCTAGAACATCTACTCCCTTAATAAAACACGCAGTGATATCTGGACTACTTTCATCCGGATGTCAGGTTGTTGATCTGGGAATACTACCTACACCTGCCGTTCAATATGCAGTAAGGAACTACTACGATGGTGGGGTGATAATCACCGCATCTCACAACCCTCCACAGTACAATGGTATTAAATTCGTGGATGAAGATGGAATAGGTATAGCTGAAGATATGGAACTTAAGATCGAGGACATGTACTTCAATGAGAACCCAGACAGAGTGGCCTGGGATGAGATTGGTGAGGTAACCACCAATCCGGGTCTGGTTAATGAGTACATTGATGAAGTTATACAGCGCGTTGACCACGATGCCATTAAAAAAGCCAACCTTAAAGTAATAGTTGATTGTGGTAGTGGAGCGGCCTGTTCCACCACACCCTACATTCTCCGTAAAATGGGATGTGAAGTCACCACCTTAAACTGCCAGCCTGATGGATCATTCCCTGGAAGAAACCCGGAACCAACAGAGGATAACCTCCAGGAACTCATTAAAACAGTGAAAGCCACGGGAGCAGATTTGGGAATTGCCCATGATGGTGATGCTGATCGTACCATCTGCATAGATGAGAATGGAAACTTTGTAATGGGGGATAAAACCTTTGCCCTGGTGGAAAAACAGTTATTGCAGGAGAACCAGGGAGGACTTATAGTAACCACCGTAGCTACATCCACTGCAATTTACGATATAGCCGAAGAATTCGGTGGAACAGTGAAGGCAACCCGTGTGGGTGACCTTCTGGTGGCCCGGGAACTTAAAGAAAGTGACGGGTTATTTGGTGGAGAAGAAAATGGAGGTCTTATTTTCCCTGATTTTGTTTTAGGTAGAGATGCTGCACTGTCCACGGCTAAAATCGTGGAAACCATGGCCCTCACCGGGGAACCACTATCCCAGCTGGTGGCAGAACTTCCGGCCTACCAGTCAGTGAAGATGAAAGTGGAATGTCCTGATGACCTGAAACGTGAGGTAATGGATAAAATCGCCGCAGATACCAAGGAATATGAGATTGACACCACGGATGGGGTGAAAATTTTCAGGGAAGAAGGATGGATTATTATCAGACCTTCCGGAACAGAGCCCATCTTTAGATGTTTTGCAGAAGCTAAAAACACTGATGATGCCACTAAAATGGCAGAATGGGGAATTTCCCTGGTTAAAAAGCATTTAGGAAACTAA
- a CDS encoding glycosyltransferase family 39 protein — protein MEYEKITKNKSVLLLLIPAILAFIIALIPTLKYQWPLSWDIYYHVHLAKLYMEQGLTFWDPLTYAPFGRPIFYPPLFHYLIAAFTTLLKVDPFQVARYLQPVFAFSLVLSFTYVARQFYNLRVALLTGFFLFFTSVFHRAMLPLPETLALIFFPLAVYIYYRALEGDGHKFAVVGGIIGGLMMLTHNLTGLIMLGVVLLFTLSLKLRKDKVNYSSLGLFLGFTLLVAALWWLPLLIQYGYTFHNPQAVIQGPVEYLIILAKTLGVPALIFAVLWVIIRIKGFNQNSMKWYEKLSRKDILIITWTLFLLILSNAYILGFSILIDRILNFAVFPVMIMAALGLEYIHTSSKKPVYDKIFKVIIVLLIISAVFSGLFYALSVKPLVNDSQRDLAQWFADNGDGTSVVMSLTEGLDPVIVSVSRQPVSTGGYQPGMVKVLDRNLYYSGNFTEEDVKRDNIKYFVEQSPIPHPGYFILVYQNKDYKVWRVNI, from the coding sequence ATGGAATATGAAAAAATAACTAAAAATAAGTCTGTTCTGTTACTGCTGATTCCTGCCATCCTGGCATTCATCATTGCTCTTATTCCCACTTTAAAGTACCAGTGGCCCTTAAGCTGGGATATATATTATCATGTTCACCTGGCCAAACTTTACATGGAACAGGGACTCACTTTCTGGGACCCTTTAACCTATGCACCATTCGGCAGGCCAATATTCTATCCTCCCTTGTTCCATTACCTCATTGCGGCATTTACGACCCTTTTGAAAGTTGATCCTTTCCAAGTTGCCCGGTATCTTCAACCAGTTTTTGCATTTTCCCTGGTTTTATCATTCACCTATGTTGCCCGCCAGTTTTATAACTTAAGGGTGGCCCTACTGACCGGTTTCTTTTTGTTTTTCACATCAGTATTCCACCGGGCCATGCTACCATTACCTGAAACCCTGGCTTTAATTTTCTTCCCCCTAGCGGTCTACATTTACTACCGTGCACTGGAGGGTGATGGCCACAAATTTGCGGTTGTAGGGGGTATTATCGGCGGGTTAATGATGTTAACCCATAACTTAACTGGGTTGATAATGCTGGGTGTGGTACTGCTTTTCACATTATCCCTTAAACTGAGAAAGGATAAAGTAAATTATTCCTCATTAGGACTATTCCTGGGATTCACCCTCTTAGTGGCCGCTCTATGGTGGCTCCCCTTACTGATCCAGTATGGATACACTTTCCACAACCCACAGGCAGTTATCCAGGGTCCTGTTGAATATCTAATCATCCTGGCCAAGACACTGGGAGTTCCCGCCCTGATATTTGCTGTTTTATGGGTAATTATTCGGATTAAAGGATTTAACCAAAACAGTATGAAATGGTATGAAAAATTGTCCCGTAAGGATATTTTAATAATTACCTGGACTTTATTCTTGTTAATACTAAGTAATGCGTATATTTTGGGATTTTCCATACTCATAGATCGAATACTGAATTTTGCAGTTTTTCCAGTGATGATTATGGCTGCACTGGGGCTGGAATACATCCATACCAGCAGTAAAAAACCAGTTTATGATAAAATATTCAAAGTTATAATTGTTCTTTTAATCATCTCTGCAGTTTTTTCAGGACTATTCTATGCTTTATCAGTAAAACCACTGGTTAATGACTCTCAAAGAGACTTAGCCCAGTGGTTTGCAGATAATGGGGATGGTACGAGTGTGGTAATGTCCCTCACTGAAGGCCTTGATCCGGTGATTGTATCGGTGTCCAGGCAACCAGTTTCCACCGGGGGTTACCAGCCTGGCATGGTTAAAGTACTTGATCGGAACCTCTACTACAGTGGAAATTTCACAGAAGAAGATGTTAAAAGGGATAATATTAAATACTTTGTAGAACAGTCCCCAATACCTCATCCTGGTTATTTCATCCTGGTTTACCAGAACAAAGATTATAAAGTCTGGAGGGTAAATATTTAG
- a CDS encoding PIG-L family deacetylase, whose product MTTTSSPSSPQSNREKLFLIVLGVILIISVICLFLTYLNTPGYAQMPEINSNDRILVFSPHPDDESLAAGGLIKKARALNATVRVVVMTDGSSAATPEELSQYLEKNNKSNSTGIAELRYQETTSALSKLGVNTSNIIFLGYPDTGLRALFEDYWDPDKPYQSNTPFNHFDHFPYNFTYQPNATYTGSNVAGNLKQIITDFKPTIIIAPDGLDEHRDHWATNAFVMYSAAATNFKGTIYTYLVHKGGTKWPSPPNYQPSLNLTPPQELQNQNIKWIETPLTSDEEKAKEEAVNSYGLPLSLTKGYLKSFIRTNELFIIPQTVNTQIISATNFTKTGMPSSSFEDVRYDYNTKTLKISDEMSSLGAARDNENFYIVINSTHQINGELVYRYHFRLLENGQFKRLDVKVQNGTAVYEKKSVNSLQPETNATVEVQGNMLVLKLPMNSFKKVSFLMMNTDVNDKNGQLIDLSAWRELKVT is encoded by the coding sequence ATGACTACCACTTCATCTCCATCTTCTCCACAGTCAAACCGTGAAAAACTCTTTTTAATTGTTTTAGGCGTGATACTGATTATTAGTGTAATTTGTTTATTTTTAACCTATCTGAATACTCCAGGATACGCCCAAATGCCGGAAATTAATAGTAATGATAGAATCCTGGTTTTTTCTCCCCATCCAGATGATGAATCACTTGCTGCTGGAGGTTTGATTAAAAAAGCCAGAGCTTTGAATGCCACTGTTAGGGTGGTTGTGATGACTGACGGTAGCAGTGCAGCCACACCAGAAGAACTGTCCCAATATCTTGAAAAAAACAATAAAAGCAATTCCACTGGAATTGCTGAATTAAGGTACCAAGAAACTACCAGTGCCCTGAGTAAATTAGGGGTCAATACCAGTAACATCATATTCCTGGGTTATCCTGATACTGGCCTCAGAGCTCTGTTTGAGGATTACTGGGATCCAGATAAACCATATCAAAGCAACACACCCTTCAACCATTTCGATCATTTCCCCTACAATTTCACATATCAACCAAACGCCACTTACACTGGATCGAATGTTGCAGGAAACTTGAAACAGATAATAACTGATTTTAAACCCACCATCATCATTGCTCCGGATGGATTGGATGAACATCGTGACCACTGGGCTACCAATGCATTTGTAATGTATTCTGCAGCTGCAACCAACTTCAAAGGGACGATCTACACCTATCTGGTTCATAAAGGAGGGACTAAATGGCCTTCACCTCCCAATTATCAACCTTCCCTCAATTTAACACCCCCACAGGAACTTCAGAATCAGAATATTAAATGGATAGAGACCCCGCTAACTTCGGATGAAGAAAAAGCAAAAGAAGAAGCCGTTAACTCCTATGGACTTCCCCTTTCCCTCACCAAGGGTTATTTGAAATCTTTTATCAGAACTAATGAACTTTTCATTATCCCCCAAACAGTTAACACTCAAATAATCAGTGCTACAAATTTTACAAAAACAGGAATGCCTTCATCTTCATTTGAAGATGTACGGTACGATTATAATACCAAAACCCTTAAAATATCTGATGAAATGAGTTCCCTGGGAGCAGCACGTGATAATGAAAACTTTTACATTGTGATAAACTCCACTCACCAAATTAATGGTGAACTTGTTTACCGGTACCATTTCCGATTGCTGGAAAATGGACAGTTCAAGCGTTTGGATGTTAAAGTTCAAAATGGTACTGCAGTATATGAGAAAAAATCGGTTAACAGCCTCCAGCCTGAAACTAATGCCACAGTTGAAGTCCAGGGCAACATGTTGGTGTTGAAGCTCCCCATGAATAGTTTTAAGAAGGTATCATTCCTGATGATGAACACCGATGTCAATGATAAAAATGGGCAGTTAATTGACTTATCTGCCTGGAGAGAACTTAAGGTAACCTGA